TTAGTATTGTCCACATCTCGATGGGCTCAGTCAGATAAATTCCACCATGTGAAGCATAAATTCTGGGCAAAATACATGTAGATAACAGTTTATGTTCTTAATAAGACATCTTTGAGAAGTTTTGACGATATAACTCCctatgaaaaattatttggaaAGCATTCTAATATTTTCTCATATTCGTGTGTTTGGATGTATTTGATATGTGCATGAGTACGATGCATTCTCTAATAAGCTAGACAAAAAGTCTATTAGGTGTATATTTCTTAACTATGATAAAGCTAGGAAAGATTGGAGATGCATTAATCCTGAGATAATAAAGATTTGTATCTTCAAATATGTTATTTCTGATAAGAGCTCTTCTTGGTGGTCTTTTGATGGATCCTATGTTCCAGTTGAGGAGTTTAGTTTCTGATGAGGATTGGGTATCTCAAAAGGATATTGTTCCCACAAAAATTGAACATTCTTCCCCTTCTTTAGCTTCTTCAACTTAACAATTATTTGAAGTCTATAGAAAGTTAGtgtacatgcctcaaattctaagATAAAAGAATACATATTATAGAAAAAATACATAAAGTTAGTTGAAGATGAATCTGAAGCTCTTGAGAATCCATCACTATGGTAGAGaagcaagagaaagaagaaatcaaTTGATAGATATTGTCACACCCCGAACGCAGCACTTAGGGTCAAATACGTCACACAGCCACATGAATCCTAGAGCGATACCTTAAAGATCATGTAagcctaaaataatttttaaatttaaatattttcaaaataatcaaataaatatCAATCATGTCACCCAAGTCGTAGGACTAAAATCGGATCGGATAccaccatatccatatccatatttgttttaaatggatatggataaaaTTCGAatactgaaagtatggatataactATAGATgttacttagataattaaactttatgactacacaatcaaagatattactaaatagatgataaatcaagttaataacatatttatatagtggtatatttctcttaaaaattaataaatattatataaaactaTATAGGATTACATATGGATCTGGATATTCAGATACAGGTTAGATAGTTATCtatctatattcatatctatttttctttgatagaAATTGATATAGATACGGATATTAGGCGGATCctaaaatttctatccatatccgaATTAATTCGCATACGAAATAGATCCGGATGGATAATATCTATACCACTTTCATCCTTACCAAATCGATCCATCGAAATAAATAGCCAACTTGTTCAATTACAAATATTCAAATATCCAATGGTATCTAAAAATTTAACTAGCTAAGAACTAAAAATTCCAATCCTCGACTTCTCACCCAACCCATCCAACTAAGCTTATGTAGTctctgaaaaaaataatatagggaTATGAGCTTTCCAAGCTCAATAAGAATCACTGTACTATTTACATCAgaatcataaatttattgaaaatatatcAATAAGTATATCAAGATGAAATCATGAAATCTCATAACACATATCTAAAATAACTTAAATACTAACATAAACATACATCGAACATATAATCAAGAAATAGATTATCACGTACCATCAGATAAGATCTTTTATTCAATATAAGTCTATCTGGTCGTAACATCTATTTTCTCTTTTCCATACTTTCAATTTGATAACCTTTAACTTTTCGACTTTGGACCAACCAAGATCATATGATGATCTTTATTCGGATcgaattttcataattttttttggatcaaattctcatgatctttctcgaatcaaaTTCTTATAATCTTTTTTGGATCAAATTctttatgatctttctcggatcacaAGTCCACACGTAAGTCCGTAAGAGCTGTCTCAGCATAAGCTCCTAACCGGCTATTCGATCTTTATCGGATCGAATTTTCATACATAAGCCCGGAGGCTGTTCTATATGATGAgcctagtccaaaccatatcatTTCAAACCGATTATTACATGTTGATTTCACTATATCAATTCTAGTTTATAGTATAATTAAGATAAGTATAttatatctatataatcatgccatcaatcattgatcaacataTAATGTACTCATGCTGAAAAGTCGTACAAAAAAATAATAACGTCTCCAAGATGACCAATCCATCAATACGaatccaatgatgcaaaatcaacAATACAAATCCAACGgtaaaaataacatatataatgatgattttGTATAGAAATTCTTATCTCGACTAGCGATAAACTGGATTCATTAGATTATGATTGGATATAAAAACCCTTACTCGATGTCCTCCTATCTGGTGGATTGCTCTCCTAAATATTTAGATTGATAtaacaaaataaatcaaataaaccaATTTAATTTTCAAAACCCTCTATCAGGATTCAACAGGATCCTCCCCCTCCAGtctcaaaattttctattctaaaattttctttcttttttttttatttcccaTAGTCCATCTAAAGAGAGAATAAATAGGTAAATAAATAATTacataatttattaattattagatattagagaagagagagaagaacttTCTTCCCTCCTCTTCCAAAACAAGGTTCGTCCCCCCTTCCTCTTCCCTGCACACGGTCACAGACCACCGGAGCCAACCACCCGTGGTGGCTCCCAGCAGCGATGAACACCACAGCCCCACAACGACCCCATTGACGGCTTTTGTTGGCAACAAATGGTggatccacaaaaaaaaaagggttagcCCTGTTCAACTAAGATCGGTTGCTTGCTGGCTCCAATCGGGCATCGACAATAAGGAAAACAaccaaaaataaagaagaaaaggagggaaAGAAACTTACCTTACTCCAACGGCCTGAGAAGGGTTCCGACGATCTTTTTTCTTTGCAGCAATCCACAGAAAAACCTTAAGAGATCCCAACCGATTCATGGTGATCCCTCAACCAATCCATGTTAAGAACCTAAGGGAGGGGAAGAGGACTTTTTATAGAGGGGTTTTCCTAGACTGTTGAGGACTTTTGCAGCCCCAATCTGATCGAAAATGGAGGAAAGAAGACTCCTAATCAGAATGTTCTTCCTTTTATCTCACGTGCCACTCACATGCttcaaggttttttttttttttggtctagaTTGCTGGATTATTACAGATATAGAGATCATGATTATTTGTCTATTATTTATTGTTATGCTTCTATTGTTGATCAGTTAGAATATACTTTATATGATGAGGCCTAGGGCATTGAAGTTTGAGAGGATATCATGAAAGAAGTGATTTTAGTTCTTAAAAAGAATGAAACataagattttatatttttttatttcttgtaaGTGCTTTAcaaggtgaaaaaaaaaatttcatgaaggacCAACTAGTAAATATCTTCACCAACGAACGAACAATCAAGTGGTTGAAGATTTGTACAGCAAACTAGATATTTAATATAGACTTCATAATAAGAGAGAATATTAAGAATCATTAAGTAGATTCTATTCCTAATTTTATTCTATCTCACTTAGAATAaatattctttattgtatttagttGTTCTTTTAGAATAATTATTTTTGCCCTTTAATGGTTATTAAAGCTTATCTTTTAGTGAATATTggcttttaaatttatataagaaTCAAACGTCCCTCCCACATGATGCTCAATTTAAAGTGAACTTTTTGGTAACATATTTAAAGAAACTTTTGATATCGAATAGTGTGAAAAGAGATAGAGGAGAGAGTGAGAGATGTTTGTCCTCTTCTGTGAGACATGAGGAAAAACTTTCTTAtataacaaaaatttttaataaaatatttttctcctattttttcagcatttcttcattattatttttttctttgatatttgTTTTGGATCATATGTTGGTGCAGCCATCTATTTTAGATAGCATACCATTTTGCAATAACAACTAATATAACCATTACAAAGTTAATAACAAAGTTAATAATAGTTTTCATGGAGATTTTTTATAACATATTACCGCCCTTATTGGAAAAAACCTTGATCAAGGGCATTCTATACTATATTTTCAGCATCTGCAAATTCGGAGTCCACTCAAGATGGATCTTCCATGtttattctaatttttattttctttatttttatgagaaaatcaTTAAATATATTTCTCGTCCTACACATCATGACGTGGCTCTTCATCACTGGAGAACGCAGGGCAGCAAAGCGATTCAATAAGACATCCTTTGGAACATTCTCTTTTTCGAAAGAAATCAGCTGAGCCTGTTCCACAAGAACTACATTAGAGATAtgcatcaattattttttaaaaaaacaataTTCATATGAAACCAAAAGTGAAAGTGGTCACGTAAATATTGGAAAAGCTGTGTGCCTGTTGGAGAAATCACCAGCTCGACATGCACTGCAAACGTCCATGCTAGTCCAAGTATTGACACTTGCACCTAAAGACTACGTTAAGGTGGTGCCTCCTCATGGTCTTCAAGGTCAAAGATATATTCATGGACAACAAAATACGTACACTATTCAAGGTCTAATCTCTAAGGTGGTAACTCACATGAATATACGATTTTCAATCTTGGACGGCCAAATTCTTGGATGTCCAAGGGATATTCAAGTGAGTGGCCGACAGAAGTGTTAGTGGGATGTCTAAGTTATATTCatgtgataatattttatatccaaATTTGAGGTGCACTGCATGATAAATCAAAGCCTTTATAATGGGTTGTTAAGAGAATGAAGAAACAGAAGAGGAAGGCGAAGGTGGCATGGTATTCCATGGCAAAGAAGAGCATATAAAGCAAGAGATATACAAAGGGATGACCAGAATCTTGACTCCGGCTAATCACTGCATCCTCTCCATGGAAGCATCCCTTCTCCCAAAATTATAGACTTTATGTGCTGAATTCCCTCTAGAGAGTTAATTAGCAGCCCTAAATATTAACCTACCCACAGGTATCGATTTTTATTTTAAGTGCCCTTTTATTGAAGGTCTTTCAACCTTTTCCTGCGGATATGGTCGCTTTACTTCATGCTGCAGCACCTAGTACACATTGGCTCAAGAAATTTTCTCTACTCCTTACCCTAAAAAAGTCAGGTCACCTTGCATCCTTGAACTGAACCATTTTTCACCAGACCTGATCTATTTCCAGTTTACCAACTCTCTctttcaaaaagaaagaaaaagaagaatagcaGTTAAAAATGATGtgcgtacatacatatgtacgtacGTTTATGGGGTATGGAATACACATCTCGATGCATTTCATAGGGTAAGCATGAAGGTGAGTTTTAGGTGTAACAAGTCTGGCGCACACTCCTCTGAATAGATGTGATGAAACAGCATCCAAGTGGATCTGAATGAAGCAAGGAAGTTTCTGCTTATCAGAATTCGCACCTGACTGTGCGGTGGTTTTCAGATGTTGTCACCTCGGCTTCATGATGCCTCATGAAGGGACTAATGATGTTCGGACTGTTCAGTTATATGCAATtaattaaacatatcatatatgtatatcACTACTTGGTTCTGGTGAACTTGGTCCCTTCAATGTGTGAGTTAAAAAGAAATTATGGCACTTGATTTAATAACTAAAAAATAGTTATTCCCTGCTAAACATGAAACTCAGCATTTCTCCAACCAAACCATGGATTAGCAGCCTGGATAATTTCCAGGCGTCGAAATGAAATAATCTAATCATTGAATCTCCAACTATAAAGAGAAGCAAGGAAGTGGTATATCTAACAAGTGATAAAGGTTCGGGTACCATCAGCATGAAGAGGACAGAGCAGCAGAATCATTCTGGAAAAGATCTGTCTCCCCGACTTCCGACAGGAAACCATCCTCGAAGAATGCCAAATGTAAAGCTCTAACGCACTGCTTTGCTTCACTGTCATGAACTACCAAGGAAATGTTCACCTGTTGTGCAAATAAAGAATCATGTAGAATCAGTTTAGCAAACAAAACTTGAAGCATCATGCATGTACAGATGACCATAGTGCTGGCACCCTGCAAGTTTAAAGAATCACAGAAGAAAGACTCCATGAGATACCTTAGATGCCCCTTGAGAGATCATCTGGACATTGACTTTGTTTTTCCGTAGTATGTTAAATGCCTGACATGATACAAACACATGATCAACAAGGATGGAGAGCATTGGTTTGAACTTTATTTTGGTGTCAACAGTAATACCTATGTTATTTCATCGCCTCCAAAGAAAGGATGGAGGAATAGTAGACAGAAACAGAGGAGAAATGAAGGGAAAGAAATTTTCATCTCTCCAAGGAGACATGCTCAAACCTTTTCTAGTATCAAAGAGGACCGTTGCACATTTCCAATGAGGGAAATTATTGATCTGTGCTGAAGGAGATGAACAACAGCAATCTTCTCAAGCTCTTCGACCAAATGATCCAGCTCCTGCAATAGATTGTTTTAGATAGACTAGATGATAATAACAACCATAACCAATCAAAAGCAGATGGTTGTTGCTGTCAAGGTGGTCAGCCATTCTGTTTCCATAAATGGTTTATCCAAAATGATCAGGATACTGGAGGAAGAAAATAAGTGTATTACTCACTCTTGTCTACAATGCTGGAGTATCTCATAGCTGCTATGACAACGAACGTTGAAGCAACATATAAGAGAGCATGCAAGATATCAAGGAACTATAGCAATTTTAGGGTTAAAATATATAAATGCATGTAATGCATGAACTGTGCTGGCACATTCAGCTCGCTCATCAGTACGGTATAAAAAACAATGAATGAAATTGTATAGTCTTTCTTGAAGAACTGAAATGGATGCATTTTAGGTTCGTTAAGAACAACTGAATGGAATGTCAGGTTCAGTTCATACTTACACTTTCCTGCTGGACTAATTCTCTGCTCCAAAGTTTTGATGGATCCAATGTCAAAGAAATACTGACTTCACTTGTAGCCACACAATCAACAGAGATACCCAAGTCCTCGAATATAGAAAAAACCTGCACTTAAAAGAGTACAAGAACAAAACTGAAAATGTAGGTTACAAAAAGAACCAAATTGTATTATAATATATTCAACTGATGAATGCAAAACTCTTACCTTTGCCAGAAAACCATATTGGCCAAGCATCCGAGTGCTCACTATATCCAACATTGTGATATTTGATTTCAAAACTATGCTCGTCAGTATAGCCTGAATTATATATTCACTACCAATAGGTCAATAGCCAGTTAATTTAACATTATATATTTCTGAGTAAATTAGCAAAATAAAGATATGCTGCTACAAACCTCACTCATATCTCTTGCTTTAGTGATGACAGTACCAGGAGCTTGAGGGTTGTATGAATTCTTGACCCTGACTGGTATATCACTTTCTCTAGCAGGTCGCATTGATTGGGGGTGCAAAACCTACAGATAAGGATAGATATATCATAAACATTGGCAAAGAAAGAGAAATCGAGCTTTTAAATCCTCGTAGGATGGGACCATCCTGATTTTCCCACAGAATAGGATGCATCGCCATCCCACGCATGCTCAACACTTGGGACAAGGAATGTCTCAAGATGCACCGATCAGGATGCTAGGATGATGGCAGGATGTCCATCACAACACTTGAAGGAATTCCTTGTCCTAGCATCCTGTGGGACAACCCACCTGGTTTTGAAACCAtacaaggcaaaaaaaaaaaacttaccactTACCTCTCTCTCTGAGTTAAACAGTGGAAAAACAAGGCGCATCTTACATTGGACTCGTAttactaaaaaaaaatcattaaaatgcAGCCTAAACGGTAATGACATTTTTTGAGTACATCTTTTAACATGGGAATTGACCTCTTACGGAATATTAGACAAGCCTGACAGATCAGGCTCAGTAAATTAAAGGACAAGGGCCCATCTCATTATTTTCAGAGTTTAATTCACATTTCATTTGAATAAAGAAATTCTatctaaataaatattataaccaTCAAGAAACCCATAAATGATGACACTAATTTTTTTTCACAACCTCACAGACAATGTTTCTTTAGTAACAAATTTGAAAGTTACATCATGATCAAGAAGATACATGGAAATGACAATTAGGTTTCAAGGAGGATGCACATATAGAAAATGTTGTTAATTATGTTGAACCAAGTTATATAAAAAGCATACAAACTATTTCTTTAATCATTTCTCAAAAAAGAAAAGGTTAGATTAATGCAATTCTGGATCCCTGGAAATAGATCTTGGGTAAGTTAAACAAAACCTTGAAGACTTTCAGAACATCAGCATCAAGTGCAACTAAAATACAATCACACTGACACACATGCAAATGCGCACAGGCACACGTacgcatgcacacacacacacaaaagcgTGCGcatgcagagagagagagagagagaacctgtGCACCAAAATAGGCAAGTTCAGCAGCCTCTTCAAATGTTAAATGTGGTACAGGCTTTGCATTTGGATATATATTAGGATCACATGTCAGAACACCATCGACATCCTTCCAAACCTGTTATGAATTCAAAGCAAACTGTGACAACATGTTAAAAAGCACCAACGATACATCACAGGTTGCCTCGACACAAAAAAGGATGGTGACTGTGTCAGAAATTAACTTTCAAACTGACCTGAACTTCTCGTAATCCCAAGGCTTTACCAATGGTAGTAGCTGTCAAGTCACTACCACCCCTGCCTAATGTAGTGACAGCACAAGTTTTCCATCCCTGAAATTGGAACATAACAAAAAATTTAACTCcagttaattaaaataaatttatatgagCCTTATGAAATGAAAATGATATTGAATGCTATAGACCTTTCCAAGAAAGCCAGTAACAATTGGAATTGCAGGATCATTAATCCAATCTCCATGTAATCTCTTTGCGATGGCAGGATAAGTTGCCTCCAAGATATCGGCATTTGTAAAGTCATCTGTGGTTATAAAACCAatatcaaatgcatcatactgCAAAAGATTTGGCAACCACATGATTAGCTCTCATGTCAAGACTCAAATAGCAGCTCAATATTGTATGGAAGATAGCAACTAAATATTGTATGGAAGCTCAACAGCATGGAAGAATTAATGGGGAAAAGAAGAGAAACATACCTTCTAAATTACAATTTCACATCAATCAAAATTGCAACTAAAAGATTCCAAAATgcaaaataataacaaaaaaaatgaacACTGGTACACCATAAGTAGCATTGCTGTTTTAAAAAGTTTAATAGGTTTATGTGTTCCAATGGGCTATTAAATGGTTAAGACTTAAGAGGATAAAAAAGTTACACAGAATCTGATAAAAGGCCTTTCATGAAAAAACAATAGAAAACTTTCGagtatttcaaattatttttcaatagacACTTCATAACAAACACTAAgattaaaaggaaagaaaaaagagatatatAGATATTGAATGTCAAAAATAAGAGAAAGCaaaagaaatagagagagggaATGTGTCCAGCATTCACAAATCAGGCTATCAAATAGGACATTTGCTCTCCAAGCAACTAGATTGGGTTGCTGATTGTCAGAATATGTGAAGGGCTTTGATA
The DNA window shown above is from Elaeis guineensis isolate ETL-2024a chromosome 8, EG11, whole genome shotgun sequence and carries:
- the LOC105049729 gene encoding aspartokinase 1, chloroplastic isoform X3 translates to MSLELKGLSFQEEVENAWFLDFNNKEGLLDELEQLLKGIAMMKELTPRTRDYLVSFGECMSTRIFAAYLNKIGTKARQYDAFDIGFITTDDFTNADILEATYPAIAKRLHGDWINDPAIPIVTGFLGKGWKTCAVTTLGRGGSDLTATTIGKALGLREVQVWKDVDGVLTCDPNIYPNAKPVPHLTFEEAAELAYFGAQVLHPQSMRPARESDIPVRVKNSYNPQAPGTVITKARDMSEAILTSIVLKSNITMLDIVSTRMLGQYGFLAKVFSIFEDLGISVDCVATSEVSISLTLDPSKLWSRELVQQESELDHLVEELEKIAVVHLLQHRSIISLIGNVQRSSLILEKAFNILRKNKVNVQMISQGASKVNISLVVHDSEAKQCVRALHLAFFEDGFLSEVGETDLFQNDSAALSSSC
- the LOC105049729 gene encoding aspartokinase 2, chloroplastic isoform X2, whose protein sequence is MAVALQLGARAHCSGVTRDSWSSLAFSSSFRSRLGLESSVRLVCGKRERSGGRRGGLKVRCQRAVSAVVEKDEVVREGADGNAAQLSIVMKFGGSSVASADRMKEVADLILSFPEERPVIVLSAMGKTTNNLMLAGEKAVCCGVSNVSDLEELRFTKELHLQTVNELGIERSIISGLLDELEQLLKGIAMMKELTPRTRDYLVSFGECMSTRIFAAYLNKIGTKARQYDAFDIGFITTDDFTNADILEATYPAIAKRLHGDWINDPAIPIVTGFLGKGWKTCAVTTLGRGGSDLTATTIGKALGLREVQVWKDVDGVLTCDPNIYPNAKPVPHLTFEEAAELAYFGAQVLHPQSMRPARESDIPVRVKNSYNPQAPGTVITKARDMSEAILTSIVLKSNITMLDIVSTRMLGQYGFLAKVFSIFEDLGISVDCVATSEVSISLTLDPSKLWSRELVQQESELDHLVEELEKIAVVHLLQHRSIISLIGNVQRSSLILEKAFNILRKNKVNVQMISQGASKVNISLVVHDSEAKQCVRALHLAFFEDGFLSEVGETDLFQNDSAALSSSC
- the LOC105049729 gene encoding aspartokinase 2, chloroplastic isoform X1, with protein sequence MAVALQLGARAHCSGVTRDSWSSLAFSSSFRSRLGLESSVRLVCGKRERSGGRRGGLKVRCQRAVSAVVEKDEVVREGADGNAAQLSIVMKFGGSSVASADRMKEVADLILSFPEERPVIVLSAMGKTTNNLMLAGEKAVCCGVSNVSDLEELRFTKELHLQTVNELGIERSIISEVENAWFLDFNNKEGLLDELEQLLKGIAMMKELTPRTRDYLVSFGECMSTRIFAAYLNKIGTKARQYDAFDIGFITTDDFTNADILEATYPAIAKRLHGDWINDPAIPIVTGFLGKGWKTCAVTTLGRGGSDLTATTIGKALGLREVQVWKDVDGVLTCDPNIYPNAKPVPHLTFEEAAELAYFGAQVLHPQSMRPARESDIPVRVKNSYNPQAPGTVITKARDMSEAILTSIVLKSNITMLDIVSTRMLGQYGFLAKVFSIFEDLGISVDCVATSEVSISLTLDPSKLWSRELVQQESELDHLVEELEKIAVVHLLQHRSIISLIGNVQRSSLILEKAFNILRKNKVNVQMISQGASKVNISLVVHDSEAKQCVRALHLAFFEDGFLSEVGETDLFQNDSAALSSSC